In Deinococcus carri, the genomic stretch CTGGGAGTCTGCCGCCTGGGGAGCCACGGGCTGAAGGGGCGTGAGCTTCCCCGTCTCGTCACGCACCTCCAGGCGGGTGCCGGGCACGTACAGGACGGTTCGCAGGGTCATCATCTGGCCGGGCAGGGCGTTGTAGGGGGCGACTTGCAGGGAGGCGGCGGGCAGGGCCGGGTCAATCAGCAGCAGGGCGCGTTCGCTGCCGCTCTCGGTGCCGCGCTGGGCCACCACCTGAAGCTCGGTGGTCTGCTGGGCCGCCGGGAGGGTCACGCTGGCAGTCCAGACCTGGCCGTCGGTGCTCGTCAGGGGCACGGGGTCGCCCAGCCCCTCCAGGCGCACGGCATCGGCGCGCGGCGTGACCGTGACCCGCACCGGCAGGGCCGCGCCCGGCGGCAGGGCCTCCTGCGGCAGCGTGACCTCGAGGTGGAGGTCGCTGGCCTTCAGCTCGGTGAAGGTGGCCGCGCTCGCCAGCTTCAGGTCCTGGGTGGGGAGCGTGTGGGCGGCGTCCACCGTGACCTGCACCGCTCCCGGCGCGCGGTACAGCGCGGGGTCGGCCTGTACACTGAGGGTGTACGTGCCGAAGTCCAGCCCGCCGATGCGGTAGTACCCGCCCATATCGGTGAGGGCGCTGGCCGTACCCTCCGGCCCCGTCACCTGCACCGGGGTGGCTGCCACGGGCCGCCCGGCGTCGTCGGTAAGCTGGCCCTGCACGCTGCCCACCTCGCGCACGGGCACCTTCACGGTGACGGTCTGGCGCAGCGGCACCGTCACCGCGGGCAGGTTGGGAATCAGGTACTGCGCCAGCACCTCGCCGCCCAGCTCCACGTTGTAGGCCCCCGGCGCGAGCAGCACACTGCCCTCGCCCGCCGCGTTCGTGGACACGTCCTGGCCGCCGACCAGAAAGCGGGTGGCGGCTCCCGGCTCGCCCGCGTCCTGCACGCCATTCTTGTTGCGGTCCAGGAAGGCCAGCAGCCGCAGCGTGCCCGCGTTGCGCCCGCCGAACAGGTTCACGATGCCGTCCGGCGTCCTGAAGGCCCCCGACGGGGTAAAGGTGCCCCGCAGCGCGAGGCGGGTGCTGCCTGCCGTGCGCTCGGCCTGGGCGGTGAGCTGGAGCGTGGGCAGCACCTGTCCGGTGACGCGCGCCCCGTAGGTGAAGGCCGGGGCCTGACTGCCCGTCACGCTGTAGCCCGCCAGCACGGACGCGGCCCAGCGGCCCTGGCTGTAGCCCACGCTGCCATACACGTTCTGCTGCCGCTCGGCCGGCACTGAACCCGTCTGCACGGCCCCCGTCTGCCCTGCTCCGGGCTGGATCAGGACGTAATCGGCGGTGGCGGTCAGGCCGTGCAGCGGTTGGTAGGCCGCACTGAGGGTCAGGCGCGTCTTTTCGGGGCTGCCCTGGAGGCCGCCCGCCACACTGAAGGCCCCGCGGGTGTAGCCCGCCCCCGCGCCGTACAGCAGGCCGTCCCGGTAGCCCAGCATGCCCTTGACCAGCACCAGCCCGGCCCCCGCCGGAATCACCCCGGTGGCCTGCACGCTGCCGCCTGCCCTGCCGCCCTGGTAGTCCAGTTGGCCGTCCACAAAGACGTCGGCGGCTCCCCAGCGCCATTCCTTGAGCGCCGAGAGCTGCGCGGCGAAGAGGTCGCTGCCGTAGCTGGCCTGCAAGGTTACGCCGAAGGTGCTGTCGGGGCGGTAGGTGGCGGTGCCCGTGAGGGCGTAGCGCCACGCGCCGCCGGTGCTGCTCACGCTCAGGCCGCCGCTGACGCTGAAGGGCGCGAGCTGGCGCGAAGTCACGCGGACGTCGAGCTGCTGCGAGCGGTTCAGGCTGTCGTAGCGGTAGGTCTGCTGGGCCAGCAGCACGCGGTTCTCGTAGTCGAGGCGCTCGCGCAGCCCCAGGCCCCAGCGCCCGCCGGACGTCAGGGCCTCCACCTCCACGCTGGGCGTGAAGGCCCCCAGCCGCCGGGTCCAGCCCACCCCCAGCGCGCTGCCCCCCGCCACGCCGAAGGTGTGCGAGGCCGTCAGATAGACGCCGGACGTGTGCCGCAGATGCCCCGCGACACTGAAGGCCCCGCCTCCCTCGGCGCGCGCGTCACGGTAGAGGCCCACGCCGTAGGTGTAGGCCCCGCGCTCGTATTCGGCCTCCAGGCCCAGCCGCCGGAAGAGGTCGCTGCTGCGGCCTGTGACGGTCAGGTTGCCCCAGTTCACTTGCGCCAGGCCACTGTCCACGAGCTGGCCGTCCTCCTGGCGGGCCACCGTATAGCTCAGCAGGCCGCGCGCGTAGTCGCTGAGGTCGCCCGCCAGCGAGGCGCTGAAGGCCCCGCCCCAGGCCCAGGCCGCCGCGTTCTGGTCCAGCGGGGCAGGCGTGGCGGTGCCCGGGGTGTCGCCGCTGCCGGGCAGGCCGGGCAGGGTGGGGACCGGTCCGCTGCCTGTCTCCCTGGCCTTCAGGGCCGTATTCCAGGCGATCTGGGGGGCCAGCGAGACGTTCCAGGCCAGTTGCGGGCCGCTGAAGTTCGCCACGCTGCTGCCGATGCTCAGCACCAGCAGGCTGTCGCGCTCCAGGTGGGGGTCCACGCTGCTGACGCCGATCAGCCGGACGGTATCGGCATTGCCCTGACTCTGCTGGGCGTAGCGGATCTGCACCTCGGCCCGTTCGCCCGGCGCGAGGGTGAGGTGGTCGGGCGTGACGGTCGCGCTGCCCTCCACTCGCAGGCGCAGGGTGTCGCGGGTATTGCCGGTGTTGGTGACGTAGCCGGTATAGCTGCGCCCCTCGCCGGGCCGCAGGCGGTCGGAGGGAGGCAGCACCAGCACGAAGTCGGGGTGCGCCGCGACGTTCACCGTGAGGGGCAGCGTGAGGGGGGCTGTGCCCTCCGGCCCCCGCAGCGTGAAGCTGAGGGCCTGTGGCCCGGCGGCCGCGTCGTCGGGGAGGTGCAGCGCCACGACCGCCGTTCCGTTCTCGGCGGTCGCCTCCTGCGTGAGCAGCGCCCAGCCCGCGGGCAGGGCCGCGCTGACCGCGTAGGTCGCGGAGCCGGGTGGCACGGGCAGGGGCAGCGCCAGGAACTCGCCCGGCTCGGCGGTGCGGGGTCCCGGCGCGCTCGCCTGGGCCTGCGCCGCGCCCCAGCAAACGCCCGTCCAGTGAACAACCCCGACCGGGAGACCAGCGGCCAGCAGCGCCGTCAGCAGCAGCGTGCGGGCAGCGGGGGCATACGCCCTGGAGCCAGAGACAGGAGGAACAGACACCTCACTGCGCCCCCTGTGCCGGTGTCCCCAGGGACTGTGCCCCCAGGGACTGCGGCTCCACGGTCCAGCTCAGCACCAGCCCGCGCTCTCCGGCGGGTTCGTCGCCCTCCAGGCGCAGGCGCAGGGTGATGTCGTAGGTGGCCTGGCCGCTGGCGGGCAGCAGGGCCACCACCTGCACGGCCCCGGTGCGCTGCCAGGGGCCGCCGTTCACGCTGTACTCCACCCGGTCGGTCGGGAGCGTCGGACCGCGCAGCGGCGGCACCGACTGCGCGCTCAGCACCAGCGCGGCTCTTTTCAGGACGGTAGATACCGTGAGCCGCAGCGGCCCGGCATTTCCATGCACGGCGTAGTAGGCGGGATTGGTCTTCGAGAAAGCGCCCAGCGGCGGGTAAGCAGGACCGCTGGGGTCGCCGGGCCGGAAGGCCACGTTCAGGCTGAGGCGCTGCCCGTCGAGCAGCAGGGCCGTCTGCGGCGTGGCCGTGCTGAGGGTCGTGCTGGCGGGCGGCGAGAGTTGCGCGGCGGCGGGCGGCAGCAGCACGAGCAGGGCGGCCAGGGTCCAGAGAGAGCGGGTCATGTTCACTTCACCACCAGTCGGGTCTGCCCGGTAAAGACCTTGCCCTTGGCGTATTGCAGGGCCAGCAGCACCTGATACTGCCCCGCCTTGAGGTCCGCGGGGGCCTGCCCGCTGAAGGCGCGGGTGTAGCCGGGCAGCGCCACTCCTTCCTCAATGGGCAGCGTCGCCACGACCTGCCCGCTGGCGTCGATCACCTGCGCCCGCCCGGCGGCCCGCAGCAGCGCGGTGCCGGTGTTCTTGATGCTGGCGCTCACGTTGAGCCGCCCCCCCGCGTACTCTGCCCCGATAGTGCTCAGCGCGGCGTCCAGCGTGGGCGTGCCCACCTGCACGTAGATGATCTGGCCCACGTCGATGTTGTACTGCACCGTCACGCCGCTTTGCGCTGCCTGGGAAACGGCGGGCGCGGCGGCCCCAGCCGTATCACTTTTAAAGAAGAGAACGCCCCAGTACAGGCCCGGAGGGGTTCCGGCGGGCACCTGGAGGGTATAGCGCACCTGCTGGTTCTGCCCCGGCCCCAGCGTGAACTCGGGCGGCGTGAACTGGAACCACTTCGACAGGCTGCTCTTGGTGCTGCCCGCATTCAGGAACTGCACCGCGCCACTGGTCGGAAACACGAAGTCGCGCAGGTAGGCGCTGACCTTCATGCCGCTGTCGCTGCGGTTGCCGGGGTTGCTCACGGTCACGGCGTGGTTCACGCTGCCGCCGGGCTGCACGCTCAGCTCCACGCGCGAAACGTCCACACTCACGCCGGTCGCGGCCAGGGCCGGGGAAGCGAGCAGGCCGGACAGGAGCAGCGCGGACGCCAGCACAAAGCGGGCCGGGCGGCGGCCAGGGCGGAAGGGGGCGTGCAGCATGGGTTGTCCTCCAGAAAAACCGAATGAAGCGGGGGGCCGGGGCGTGCGGACAGAAACGGAAGTCTGCTATTGGGGCCGGGCTGTTTGGGGAGAACCTTAAAGGGGCACCACAAAAAAAAGAGTTGGGAACGCGGCACGCCCCGCGACACGTTCCCGATATTTACGCAACTGAGGCCGCCTGCGGGGAAGGCGGGAAGGGTGGGGATGGGCGGGGCCGGAGTTCAGCCCGGCCCACCCCCGCCGGGGTCAGAACTTCCCGGTGAGCTGGAAGACCACGTCGGCGCTCTTGGTCCCGGACGTCTCGTTGCCGTCGAAGACCAGGGCCTCCAGGATGTAGTCGTCCAGCCAGCCGCCGGTGGTCATGCCCATGCCCGTGACGTTGGTGTTGTTGAAGGTGAGGCTCTTGGTGGTCTTGTTGCTCGCGTTGTAAAGCGTTTCGACCTTCTTGTAGCCGGTGTTCGCCACGCGGTCACCCAGCACCAGGGTCGGGAAGCCCGCGGTGACGTTCCTGGCCGAGATGTTCACTTCCCAGCCGTTGGCCCCGTTGGCGAACTTCTCCACGACCTTGCGGTTGAAGCAGACAATCGGTCCCTTCCAGGACACCTGGTTGCTGGTGCCGGAGGTGTACTCGATGCCGGGGTAGCGGGGGGCGGCGACCATGTTGCCGTTGTAGCTGCTGGCCCAGGTGAAGGTGCCCACGGTCGAGTAGGCGTTCTTGCTGTCCTTCACGCCGTCACCCGTCCAGCTCGTGCCGGAGTGGGTCATGAAGTCCGCGATGTTGTCGGTGTAGTCGCGGCCCGTGTCGGTGTTGTGCCCACCGGCGCGGTAGCAGTTGGCCGCCACGAACGCCTGGTCGCTCAGGTTCAGGCTCCAGCTCTTCTCGTGCAGGTGCATCGCCACGATAGAGGGAATGGACACCGTGATGTTCTCGGTCAGGCTGCTGCTGCCGCCGCCGGTCACGATGTTGACCGAGTCGCCGGTCGTGGGGGTGGGGTCGGGGCAGGTGATGCCGAGGATGGGAATGGGAATGCAGATGCTGGAAGCCTGGGCCGCGGGTGCAGCCCCCTGAGCGCCCGCCGTCCCCACTGCCGCAAGAACCATCGCACCGAGAATCCACTTGTAGGTCATGTTCTTTCCCTCCCTGCACTGAATGGGGCGTTCTGCCGCACAGCGGAGCCGGGTGCCCCGTTGCTGTACAGAGAGTAGTGAGAGGGGCGTTAACGTCACGCTAAAAAATGCAAGTCCTGTTAAAGGTCTGTGAGCAGCGGTGGTCTAGGCAGGGGCAAGAGAACCTAGGAATGATGTCCCAGTCGGTAAAACGTCGACTAAGAAAGCTAAGGAGAAATCCTTCTTTCCACCGCTTTCCATGAGAGCGGTGGTAGTTCCCTTTGCAGCCGTCTTTTCAGTTCGAGACAAAAACTGCGGCCAGAACATCACTTTCGTGAGGCTCCGGTGAGGTGAGGGCGCTTTTGCCCTGGCCGCCCAGTTCCAGCCTGGTCTGCTCACCACACCTGAGAAAAATGGTCTGCTGTAACGTTCGTTAACGTTTTAGGGCAGGGTGCCCCGGAAAACGCGGGTTCGTGGCTCATTTGACTTTCAGCTTTGCTATTCTTATCTCACGACGTTAAAGCACCGCACCTCACTTCCCTCCAGGGTCATCCAAACAGAAACGCCAGGCATACACGCAGGCATGGGAGAGGTCATGCTCACCGTCCAGCTGCTGGGACATGTCCATATCACTCATGAGGGCCAGGTGGTACCCACATCCAGCAAGGCGGCAGCGCTGCTGGCGTACCTGGTGCTGGAAGGCCGGGCGCATCACCGTGAGCATCTGGCCGGGCTGCTATGGGATACGGCCGACGCGCTGCGAAACCTGCGGGTCGAACTCGCGCGGCTGCGCGGGCAGGGCGTCTCTCCCTTCCCGGCACGGCTGCCCATGCTGACCCTGCACTGCGCCACCGACCTGCACGGCTGGCTACGCCAGCCCCTGCCGCAGCACGAGCGCGAGCTGGCCGCCTGGCTCTCACCGCTGCGGGGACCGGCGCTGAGCGGCCTGGAGGACCTGGGGACCACCGCCTTTCAGGGGTGGGTGGACCAGCAGCGCAGCGTGATTCATGACCAGATCGAGGAGCGGCTGGACGCGGCCCGCCAGCGCTTCGAGGGGCAGGGCCAGCCGGAAGCGGCGGCCCAGGTGCGCGCCCGCGCCGAACTGCTGGGCCTGCACCTCGGCCCCAGCCTGCCGGAGGCGAGTCCCCCGGCAGAGCGGCCCAGCGCTCTCTCCAGCGAGCCGCACCCTGTCCAGCCGCCCCGTGACCGGCCACAGGGGGGCGAGCTGCACTTCGAATGGCCCGAGCAGCTCTCGGCGCTGCGGCAGGTGCTGGAGCGGGGCAGGCAGACACCGCAACTGGTGCTGCTCCAGGGGCACAGCGGCACCCGGCGACAACTGCTGGCGGATGTGGTGCAGGACACCTCCTGGCAGGCGGTGCATGTGCAGGGATCGTCGCAGCGGCCCCTGCTTCAGGCGGCGCTGGCGCAGCGCATCCTGGGGCTGCTGCCGCCCGAGCTGCGCGCCCAGGCGCTGCCCGGCGACCCCGACGCCGCGCTGATCCGGCTGACGGAACTGCTGGGGCAGGCGGGGGTGCCGCTGCTGGTCGCCGTACATGACGTGCGCCGGGTGCCGCCCTGGCTGATGCCGGTGCTGAAGTTCCTGCTGGACCTGCCCTGGCCGCTGGTGCTGGTGCTGAGCACCACCTCGGCGCAGTACTTCGCGGACCTGCGCCGGGCGCTGGGGCCACTGGGCGGCCCGCACCAGCACGCGGTCACGCTGCCGCCCCTAAGCGTGCGCGGCGTGATGCGCGCGCTGGAGGCGCACGAACCACCAGAGGCCGCCGCCACGCGCCACACCCGCGCGGCCCGCCTGGTGCAGCGCTCGGAGGGCTGGCCCCTCTATGCCCGCGCGCTGATGCAGGAGGGCAGCGACCTGACCGGCCCGGGCGGCGACCTGCGTCTGCCCGCCCATGTCCGCGAGAGCCTGCTCTCGGGCCTGGGCGACCTGCGCCCCGAGGTGCGGGAGGCGCTGGCCCGGCTGGCGCAGCTGCATGACCGCTTTGCCCCCGACCTCGCGGCGGCGCTGCTGGGAGAACTGGCCCCCGAAACGCTGCGGGCGGGCATCCAGGCCGGGCTGCTGCTGCCCGCCGGAAGCCGCGAGGCGCTGGTGCTGCCGGACCTGCACCACCGCAGCAACGACGCCGAAACGTCCCTCGCCTTTGCCAGCGAGCTGCTGCGGAGCGCGGTCGCCAGCACCCTGCCCGCCGCCGAGCGGCACGCGGTCCGCTGCACGCTCGCAGCGCTGCTGCTGCCCACGCAGCCCGGTCTGAGCCACCTGTACGCCGAACGCGCCGGACTGCCCGACCTGGCGGCGGCGGCCCGCGCCGCGCTCCCGGCCCTCCCCGCCGCCGAGTTCCGCAGCGCCCCCGCCCTGCTGGTGGAGACGCCGCCTACGGCCCCGGGCCTGACGCGCCGCGAGTGCCTCACCCCCAACGGCTACCGCGTGGCGCTGGACGCGGGCTGGCTGGAGGTGCTGCGCCGGGGCCGCCAGGGACCCGCCCCCCTGCTGACCCTGACCCTGCCCGAGTCACCCGCCGGAGACTGGTCGCTCACGGCGCGGCTGGACGTGGTGGACGCCTCCCCGCCGCCGGGCATCTCCCCGCCCCCCTTTGCCCTGGGCGTGCGGACGGCTGTGGGAACGCGCCAGGTCTACAGCTCAGGGCCCCTCCCCGACCACGACGCGGACGGCATGACCCATACCTTCGGCGGCGTGCTGCCGCTGGGCCGCTGGTTCTGCCTCTCGGGCCAGGGCCAGGGTGGCCGTCCCGAACTCAGCGTGCGTGCCGTGGACGTGGCCCTGACCGTCGGCTCGCTGAACTGGGGAGGCCGCGACGCCCTGCCTCCCCAGCCACGCCAGACCGGGAGAGCGGCGGGGTAGAGGTCAGCCCCACGCCGGCCCCTTCCTGACGCGCGGCTGATGCCAGCATGACCAAATGCTTCACGCGGCAGTGACCCTCCAGGGGAGGCCGCCCCCCACACTGGAAGCATGAAAAAATACGCGGGTCTGATGCTGCTGGGTGCCCTGCTGGTCGGCTGTGGAACGCCCGGAGGGCCGGGTTCCGGCGGGTCCACCTACACGATCCGCGGCAACGTCTTGCTGCCCAGCGGGGCGAACACGTCGCTGGCGCTCACGGCACCCGGCCAGGGTGAGGGGTCGGTGGATGCCGCCCGTCTGGAAACCCTGTGGCAGCTCCCGCATGTGCGCGGGGAGGTGCTGGTGGAAGCCCTGCCCACGGACGGCCTGGGCAGCCAGGCACTGTCGGTCCTCTCCGGCGTGCGGCTCCAGGCGGTCGAGGGGACCGACCTGCAAATCGCTGCCACCCCGGCGGGCGAGACAGACGAGGCCTTTGCCCGGCGGCTGGCGCAGGCCGGGCTGCATGTCCAGCCCAACTTCGTGTATGAGGCGCTCTCCACGCCCAACGACCCCGGCTTTCCGGGCGGCAACCGCCCCGGCGTGGTGGTGCGCGGCACGGCCTACGATCAGGATTACCTGACGCGCATCGACGCGCTGGGGGGCTGGAACCGGCTGGAGGCGCTGGGCAAACCGGTGTCGGGCGTGCTGACTGCCGTGCTCGACACGGGCGTGGACACCAGCCACCCCGAGCTGGCCGGACGGCTGCGGCCCGGCTTCGACTTCTGCTCGCGTCTGGTGGGTGACACCTGTCAGGGCACCGACGCCAACCCCAGCGAGGTCACCGTGGGCGACGTGGGGCACGGCACCAGCTCGGCGGGCCTGATCGCCGCCAACACCAACAACGGGATCGGCATCGCCAGCCTCACCTGGCGCGGCACCGTGTTGCCCGTGAAGGTGTTCGGGGCGGACACGGCCACGAACACCTCCAGCGCCACCAGCGCCAGCCTCACGGCGGGCCTGCGCTACGCGGTCCAGCAGGGGGCCAAGGTCATCAACATGAGCCTGGGCTTCGCAGGCCAGAACGGCCAGCCCGCCCAGGCTGACCCCGCGCTGGCCCGCGCCGTACAGGACGCGGCCAATGCCGACATCGTGCTGGTGGCGGCCGCGGGCAACACGCCCAACCAGGGCCTGTACTACCCTGCCAGCGACCCCAACGTGCTGGCAGTGGGGGCCGTCTCGAAGGACGACAACGTGCTGTCCTGCTTCAGCGCGCGGCCCCTGCCGGGGCAAAAGGCGCTGGACCTGGTGGCACCGGGCGGTCAGGCAGGCACCGGCACCTCGAACTGCTACACGACCAGCCCCTTTGACATCCTCACGCTGGCGCGCGTGCAGGACGGCAGCTATACCCTCCGCGCAGGCACGAGCGAGGCCGCCCCGCAGGTCAGCGGAACGGCCGCCCTGCTGCGCGCCGCCTTCCCCGACCTGAACGCCAGCCAGATTCGCCAGGCGCTCAAGGAGGGGGCCAGGAACACCGGGGCCGGGGCCATGCTCAATGTCCTGGGGGCCGTGAACCGGGCCGCCAACATGACGGGCACCACGCCGCCGCCCAGCGGGTCGGCCTACACCCTGACCGTGCAGGCCCTGCAAGGTGGGCAGCAGATCACCGCCAAGACCTTCAGCGGCACCCTGGCGAGTGGACAGCGCGCCGCGCCGTATGTCCTCAGCGGCCTCCCGGCAGGCACCTATGAACTGCGGGCCAG encodes the following:
- a CDS encoding carboxypeptidase regulatory-like domain-containing protein; this encodes MSVPPVSGSRAYAPAARTLLLTALLAAGLPVGVVHWTGVCWGAAQAQASAPGPRTAEPGEFLALPLPVPPGSATYAVSAALPAGWALLTQEATAENGTAVVALHLPDDAAAGPQALSFTLRGPEGTAPLTLPLTVNVAAHPDFVLVLPPSDRLRPGEGRSYTGYVTNTGNTRDTLRLRVEGSATVTPDHLTLAPGERAEVQIRYAQQSQGNADTVRLIGVSSVDPHLERDSLLVLSIGSSVANFSGPQLAWNVSLAPQIAWNTALKARETGSGPVPTLPGLPGSGDTPGTATPAPLDQNAAAWAWGGAFSASLAGDLSDYARGLLSYTVARQEDGQLVDSGLAQVNWGNLTVTGRSSDLFRRLGLEAEYERGAYTYGVGLYRDARAEGGGAFSVAGHLRHTSGVYLTASHTFGVAGGSALGVGWTRRLGAFTPSVEVEALTSGGRWGLGLRERLDYENRVLLAQQTYRYDSLNRSQQLDVRVTSRQLAPFSVSGGLSVSSTGGAWRYALTGTATYRPDSTFGVTLQASYGSDLFAAQLSALKEWRWGAADVFVDGQLDYQGGRAGGSVQATGVIPAGAGLVLVKGMLGYRDGLLYGAGAGYTRGAFSVAGGLQGSPEKTRLTLSAAYQPLHGLTATADYVLIQPGAGQTGAVQTGSVPAERQQNVYGSVGYSQGRWAASVLAGYSVTGSQAPAFTYGARVTGQVLPTLQLTAQAERTAGSTRLALRGTFTPSGAFRTPDGIVNLFGGRNAGTLRLLAFLDRNKNGVQDAGEPGAATRFLVGGQDVSTNAAGEGSVLLAPGAYNVELGGEVLAQYLIPNLPAVTVPLRQTVTVKVPVREVGSVQGQLTDDAGRPVAATPVQVTGPEGTASALTDMGGYYRIGGLDFGTYTLSVQADPALYRAPGAVQVTVDAAHTLPTQDLKLASAATFTELKASDLHLEVTLPQEALPPGAALPVRVTVTPRADAVRLEGLGDPVPLTSTDGQVWTASVTLPAAQQTTELQVVAQRGTESGSERALLLIDPALPAASLQVAPYNALPGQMMTLRTVLYVPGTRLEVRDETGKLTPLQPVAPQAADSQTAEPQAATSQAAAPPASGPREYTAPFTASPAPGRHTLTLLVDGQPRAEAEYLVLGRP
- a CDS encoding S8 family peptidase, giving the protein MKKYAGLMLLGALLVGCGTPGGPGSGGSTYTIRGNVLLPSGANTSLALTAPGQGEGSVDAARLETLWQLPHVRGEVLVEALPTDGLGSQALSVLSGVRLQAVEGTDLQIAATPAGETDEAFARRLAQAGLHVQPNFVYEALSTPNDPGFPGGNRPGVVVRGTAYDQDYLTRIDALGGWNRLEALGKPVSGVLTAVLDTGVDTSHPELAGRLRPGFDFCSRLVGDTCQGTDANPSEVTVGDVGHGTSSAGLIAANTNNGIGIASLTWRGTVLPVKVFGADTATNTSSATSASLTAGLRYAVQQGAKVINMSLGFAGQNGQPAQADPALARAVQDAANADIVLVAAAGNTPNQGLYYPASDPNVLAVGAVSKDDNVLSCFSARPLPGQKALDLVAPGGQAGTGTSNCYTTSPFDILTLARVQDGSYTLRAGTSEAAPQVSGTAALLRAAFPDLNASQIRQALKEGARNTGAGAMLNVLGAVNRAANMTGTTPPPSGSAYTLTVQALQGGQQITAKTFSGTLASGQRAAPYVLSGLPAGTYELRASINLAGKTYTGSAQATVPAGSSGNATQDIQTR